The bacterium genome has a window encoding:
- a CDS encoding LLM class flavin-dependent oxidoreductase — protein sequence MRYGVALPNGGPDLSTLADLATAAEASGWDGVFVEDYIVYQGQWQTPAYDPWVLLAAMAGRTRQIRLGTMVTPLARRRPWKVAREAVTLDHLSGGRLILGAGAGDPADPTFERFGEETSARRRAQMLDEALEVLAGAWSGEAFTYTGRYFHVRDATLIPRPLQQPRIPIWIGGQWPRRGPAKRMLRWDGCCPYKTGPGEPWEDLRAEDVSAIRAAAGAFPRSRPFEISVGGRRRRPDWDAERAHIQTVAHFGATWWTEYVPPSDAATMRAAVELGPLRVPERY from the coding sequence GTGCGATACGGTGTCGCGCTGCCGAACGGTGGTCCCGACCTCTCGACCCTGGCCGACCTGGCCACGGCCGCCGAAGCCTCCGGATGGGACGGAGTGTTCGTCGAAGACTACATCGTCTATCAGGGCCAGTGGCAGACGCCGGCCTACGATCCATGGGTGCTGCTCGCGGCCATGGCCGGGCGCACCCGACAGATCCGGCTCGGGACGATGGTCACTCCGCTCGCGCGGCGCCGGCCCTGGAAGGTCGCCCGGGAGGCGGTGACGCTCGACCACCTCTCCGGCGGCCGGCTGATCCTCGGCGCTGGCGCGGGCGATCCCGCCGATCCCACGTTCGAACGGTTTGGGGAGGAGACAAGCGCGCGGCGACGCGCCCAGATGCTCGATGAAGCACTCGAGGTGCTGGCGGGAGCCTGGAGCGGCGAAGCGTTCACCTACACCGGCCGCTACTTTCACGTGCGGGACGCGACGCTCATCCCTCGGCCGCTGCAGCAGCCGCGCATTCCGATCTGGATCGGCGGGCAATGGCCGCGCCGTGGTCCGGCCAAGCGGATGCTGCGCTGGGACGGATGTTGCCCCTACAAGACCGGCCCCGGCGAGCCATGGGAGGATCTGCGCGCGGAGGACGTGAGCGCCATTCGCGCCGCCGCCGGCGCGTTTCCGCGATCCCGCCCCTTCGAGATTTCCGTCGGCGGGAGGCGCCGGCGGCCCGACTGGGACGCGGAGCGGGCGCACATTCAGACGGTGGCGCACTTCGGGGCGACATGGTGGACGGAGTACGTCCCGCCAAGTGACGCCGCGACGATGCGCGCAGCCGTCGAACTCGGGCCGCTGCGCGTTCCGGAGCGCTATTAA